Part of the Paenibacillus sp. YPG26 genome, GCCGTGGGGGGATCGGGGCTGGGACCGCATTTCCGGCAGCGGTTCTCTCGTGATTTTCGGTTTGCCTGCTATGGTTAAAGGATGCTATTATTAGTGAGTGCGTCCGCATGTCCGGATGCCTGGAAGAATCATAACTTAGAGGTGATCGACCATGGTTTATGTCGTTGGTATTATTGCGCTTATCGTTGGTTTGGTCGGCGGATTTTTCATCGGTGTCGTATATCTGCGCAAGCAGTTGACGAAGATGCAAAGTGATCCGCAGATGCTTCAGAAAATGGCCAAGCAAATGGGCTATAATCTGAATGGCAAGCAAATGCAGCGTGCGCAGCAAATGATGAAGAATCAAGGCGGAATGCCGCCGATGAACCGCAAGAAGAAGTAAGGCAGGATAAGCCTTTAGAACAGGCTTTCTTGGAAGGAGGGGGTCCAGTATGGCTGGCGTCAAAGATTACTTGAATACCCAGGTCGGGAAGAACCGGGAACAAGTTGAGCACCATGTGCGGGAAATATTGAAGCTGATTGGTGAAGATGTGGAACGTGAAGGGCTGCTGGACACACCGGCCCGTGTTACCCGCATGTATGAAGAGATTTTTGGCGGTTATGAAGTAGATCCAAGAGAAGTGCTCGGGGTTACATTCGAGGAGAACCACGAGGAGCTTGTCATTGTGAAGGACATTGTCTATTACAGTCAGTGTGAGCACCATATGGCGCCTTTCTTTGGCAAGGTGCATATCGGTTATATCCCAAGCGGAAGAATAGCCGGACTCAGCAAGCTCGCTCGTCTGGTCGAGGCGGTTACACGCCGTCTGCAGGTTCAGGAGCGTATTACTTCACAAATAGCCGATATTATGGACGAGGTTCTCAGTCCACAAGGGGTTATGGTTGTAGTTGAAGGTGAACACCTGTGCATGTGTGCACGGGGTGTGAAGAAGCCGGGCAGCAAGACCGTGACGTCTGCGGTACGCGGAACATTCCGCAGTGAAGCGGCATCCCGGGCCGAGTTCTTGTCCTTGATTAAGTCCTAGAACACAGAAGTGAATATAAGGTAATGACAAGGAGCATGCCAGACAGTGAATTCTGTCTAGGACATGCTCCTTTTGTTCATGTGAATATAAGCGAATTAAGCGAGTTGCCGTTTAAAAAGGCTGCCATTTCAGCTTGCGTGCCTCGTTGTAGCGAGAAGCAGCTTCCGGCCAGTACACGACTTTCCACCAATCCGCAATGTATTTCTTACGCTCATTCTGATGTTTAAGATAATAGGAGTGCTCCCATACGTCGATCGGCAGCAGGGGAACCACATCCCACTGGGACAGGTTCTGATGCTTCTCGGCCTGCAGGATCTCCAGCCGGTGGCTTCTCGGGCTCCAGACCAGAATGGTCCAGCCGCCGCCCTCAACCTCTTCGGCCGCTTTGGTGAATTGCTTCTGAAAGGCTTCATAACTCCCGAAATCCCTGCGAATCTGATCAGCAAGCGCTCCTTCCGGGCGGCCCCCGCCTTTGGGGTTCATGGTTGACCAATATATCGTATGCAGATAATGTCCCGCTCCGTTGAAGGCGAGTTCCCGCTCCCAGTGCTTCACCAGGTCAAAGTTGCCTGTCCTGCGCGCCTCTTCCAGCTTCTTCTCCGCTTTGTTCAGGTTGTCTACATAGCTCTGATGATGCTTGTCGTGATGAATACGCATCGTTGCCTCGTCAATATGCGGCTCCAGTGCATTGTACGGGTAGGGAAGAGGGGGCAGCTTGTGACCTCCTATGGGAACGGGCTGGTCTGGTATACCGGCCGCCGTATTTGCTGGCGCGCCAGAACTTATAGCAGCATGGTTCCCGGAGGTTCCTTGCCCCACGGCGGGTTGATGTCCGGCAGCGGCGGCACCAGAACCAGGCTTATCTATGTTCCCGGCAGCGTTTGTGCCTTCACCCGGATTCACTTCCGCTGCCGTCCCTTCTGGGCCGGGTTCACTGCGGGCATAATCTAGGGCCTGCTGATAAGGGTCAAGCAACGCCGGGGGATTATGCACGGCATCTTCAATAACGCCCGGCCTGTTCAGCGTCTCAAGCACACCCAGGAAATACTCGGACTCGCGGATAATATGAAGAATGACGACCTTGGCCAAAGGAATGGTCTTTACCGCAGCGCTTTGATCCAGCAGGACATACAGCTGGCGAACCCATTCGCGCGATTGGCGGAAGGAAGCATCGAGCAGCCGCTCAATCTGCTTCAGCAGCTCAGGATGCAGCTGGTCCTGCTGGACATGAATAGTATGCTGAAGCAGGTCGTTGGCCGCCTTTTCGGTCTCTTCGAACACTTTGGACCAGTCATTCAGCAGCTTGACATAGGGCTGTTCCAGGGTAGGGACAATGGCTTTGATGACATCGGTATGTTCCTTCTCCTGTTCCTTCCAGAACCGGATTTCTTCCAAGATACGAACAGGCAGATAAGGCCCGTAAACGTAGAGCATATCAAGCGTACCTCCTCCAAAAATAACCTCAATATTGAAGGTATGCGTTGGAGAGCTTGATCTATGCTAATCGTTTCGGGCCTTGTTTATTCCTGCTTTTCTCTTAAGTATGCCTGGGTCTTGCCAAGAAATGTAGAGACACGGCGCAAGTATTCCCTCGGATGCTCACGGAAAATGAGCTCATGATGGGCTTTGTCCACAATCCAGACACCGGACACCGGATTCGTCTGATTCGAAGCAAGCTTCTCGGCAATCGGATAAGGCGCCTTCTCATCTTCCGTCCCATGAATGAACAGGATAGGGAAGGGATATGCCTTCTTCTTGACTTCCTGATAAGGGATCTGACGAAGACTTGTGCCATTCTGTATGGGAAGAAGCAGCTCAAGAATCTCAATGGACGGATGCTGCGGAAGGCTCATCTTTTGACGGATGTTATGATACAGCGTGTCAGGTTCAAGCAGGAAGGTGCTGTCGAGAATCATAGCGTCGACATCCTTGCTGACGAGACCTGCTTGAAGCGCCGTTCCTGCCCCCATGGAGAATCCCCATACGACAATCTCCTTGGCTCCCCGGTGTTTGGCGAGCTGAATTGCTCCGAGCAGCTGCTGGGTCTCTTTCTTGCCCCCGGTGGCTACTTCTTTGCTGTTCTGGGCGGCGAAGCCGTAATCGAACATGATGACATTGAAATTCAGCCGGTGTGCGAAATGAGCGAGATCATACATGGGCACCCAGCTCTCTTCGCGGTTGGCCCCATAGCCATGACTGAATATAATCGTCTTCTTGGAATCAGCGGCGGGAATATACCAGCCCTGCATCGAACGGCTGCCATCTATAGCCGGGAAGGATACTTCCTCATATTTCATACCCTTGGCCATTAGAGGATTAGAGTATAAAGGAGCAACGGTAGGGTTCGAGAGTACCCAGGCAATATACCCGTGGAGGGCAACAAAGCAGAAAACCAAGAAAAATATAATGGACAGCACCAGGGCGACCAGTACATGCTTGAATTTGATGAAGCGTGTTGGCAGAAGCGGCGATGTCTGTGGGTCTCCGGCCGGACCGGAAGATAGGGAAGCATCGCTCCGCGTCGTAGTTGTAGTCGTTGTCGGATTCATGCGAGCCCTCCTTAATAACATTACCTATGGTGATTACCCGGTGGAACACTAATAAATCAGAATAACTGTATAAATAATCGTATGATGGGGAATGGGTAAAGTCAATGCCGGGAAAAAATGGGCTTTTCCCTGTAGGAATACGCTGGAGAGCGGTAGACGGGGCACCCCGTTTGGGATATACTTTATGTAACTGGGTTTCATACAGTGAAACGTTGGGGGAGGGGCTTTCGGGAATGGAAGACCGGAAATTAACTGTACGTGCCGTGGAGAGGGCACTGGATATATTGATGTGTTTTACCAAGTCTGAGGATCTGGGGCTTACGGAGATTTCCAGCCAGATTGGACTTCACAAAAGCACGGTTCACCGCCTTATGGCCACACTTGAGGATAAGGGATTTGTCATTCGGGATGCCGCTACGGAGAAGTACCGGCTTGGGCTTAGAATCTGGGAGCTCTCGGCCCACCTGTCCCATAGCGATAACCCTGCTGTACTGCTGCTGCCTCAGCTGGAGCAGCTTCGGGATCGGCTTGGCGAGACGGTGAGCCTGTATCTTCTGGATGGCATTGAGCGTCTTCGCATTCAAGCGGTCCAGAGCAACCAGGCTATACGCCGGGTTGCCCCGGTCGGCGTCAGGCTTCCGCTGTATGTGGGAGCCTCCAGCAAGGTGTTGGTAGCCTTTGCCGATCCTGGAACGCAGCAAGCCGTGCTTAACAGTCCGGACTGGCCGGCTTCGGTGGACAAGGAGGATTATATCCGTCAGCTGGAAGAGATACGCAGCAAAGGATATGCTACAAGTTATGAAGAGCGTGAACCCGGAGCGGGTGCAGTCTCGGCTCCGATCTTCAATCATGCGGGCCAAGCGGTAGCGGCGCTGTCCGTCTCCGGCCCGGTCAGCCGTCTGTCCCCGCAGACCCTGGTCGAATTCGGGCCTGTTCTGATTGAGGCTGCCCGGGAAATGGGCATGATGATGAATTGATTCTCCGCTAATGAGGAAAGCTTAAGAGACCTGCTCCGCGAGAAGCTTGAGAGATACTTATTTACCCGGCGGTGCAGGGTGTACTTGGATAATTGCTCCACGTTTAGGGAGGAGGAGATGTGTTGATCCTATGGTTATTCTTTTGGGGCGCTGTACTGGCTGCCGGCTTCTCCATCAGCCGCGGCAGGCTGTATAGCCTTGTGACCAGAGGCCGTAGAGACATGATTCCCGGAATGGAATTGAACCGGATTTTCAAATTGATTGGATTATATTGTTATTCCATTGCCACAGTTGGCGTTCTAAGAGAAATTGTTCCCTTGGTGGCCAATCTAAGCCCTTATACTCCCATGCTTAACATTATTCTTGTCTCTTATGTATTTACTGCAACGCTGATTATGCTGGTCAGGCTTCGTTAGGTAAAGGTGGGGTAATGACATATCTGGATTGATCCTATTCTCGGTCAGAGCGGTGGAGCTACATCAAGGAGTGGAGCTACTCCCAAGACGTAAGGAGACGATGGCACTCGTTCAGTTCAGGAGTCCCTGCGTTATGCCTCACATATATGTTGTACTAAGAACGAACGAAGGCCAACCTGATCAGGTTGGCCTTCATTCTTGTATCCTCTAATTCTTCGAATTATTCTTCACCCAAGCCGCAATGTCATTGACCATAGGCTCAGCCACGTGGGCTGCCTGTGCGTATTCTGCGCCCGTCGATAAGGCATCATATTCACTGAGCAGGTGATTGACCTTCGGATAAGACTTGAACTCCACATCCGTGCGGTTCTTCAGCTCGCTCTTCCAGGCGCTGAATTGGCTCATAGGTACCTGCCAGTCATTCTCGCCTGCCAGAATCAGCAGGGGTCCCTTCTGATTCTTAGCCACTGCTGCCGGCTGGTAATCCTTAAGGGTATACCACCAATAAGCTGAGCTTGATCCCAGCGGGAAGCTGCTCGGGAGGTTATCCTGGGAATACTGCGGATCGTTAAGCATCTTGGCCGCCGCCATCCATATCTCCGCATTCTTCTCATAAGGAGCAGGATCACCGCCCAGACTTTTTACACGCAAGATAAGTTCCTTCTGCTGCTCCAGGACCACATCGACAAAGGAGCTGCTTGGCCCGGCAAGCATGATGGAGCCTCTAATATTACGTTCGTCCTTATCCGCGTTCAAGATTAGCGGTAGAGCAAATCCGCCTTGGCTGTGGCCTGCAACGAAGATATGGGACCGGTCAATATCTTGGCGTGTGCTTAAGTAACGGACTGCCGAGATGGCATCATCCACAGTCTCCTGCTTGATCGTAGCTCTAGGATTCGCCGCGAATTTGAAGGTGTGCTCGTAGGTTATTTTATCATAGCGAAGTACGGCAATACCCTGGCTGGCCAGGCCGTTAGCCAGATCCCGGAACGGCTTCGAACCGCCGATGGAGGAATCTCTGTCTTGGGGACCCGATCCATGAACAAGCACAACAACCGGAGCAGGACCGCCGGCAGCGGGCTTGGTTAATACTCCCGGTACAGCGAAGATGCCTTCGCCAATGGTGACTTCTTCTTCTGTGTATGCAGAAGGGTTAACGTAAGATGGATGAGTGTAGGCTGCTGTGCTGGCCGGCCCAATGAACAGATCATCTACCAGACCTTCTTTGTTCAGGCGCAATGTATAGTTAAGCGGAGTAGACGCCGTCTGAAAAGAGTAGGTGATGTTCGTATGCACGCCATTCGGTGTTACGGTTCTTGACAGCTGAGCACCAGGAGTTCCATAGATTTGTGCGTAGCCTTTCCACAGACCTTTGAGCTGAGGAGCGGTCAGGGACAATTGGAAGGCCGGGCTCATCAGCTTCTGGGCCTTTGCGGAATCACCTGATTGCAATGATTGAATGAAGGAATCTCCGGGAAGTCCCGATTCAGCAGGCGGAGCTGGAGCCACCGGGCTCTCCTTGAACCATTTGATGACCGCGTCCGGGGAGATTAGGGCCTGGTTCCGAACTACCCGCAGCGTATCGGAGAGCGTCACGGGCTTGCCGTTTAATTTGGCTGTCTTTTTGCCGGCTGTCATTACAAGTGTTGTGCTTTTTTTGGTGAGAGTTACGGTCTGAGTCTTCTGATTCCAGGTTACCTTCGCCCCGA contains:
- a CDS encoding IclR family transcriptional regulator, which translates into the protein MEDRKLTVRAVERALDILMCFTKSEDLGLTEISSQIGLHKSTVHRLMATLEDKGFVIRDAATEKYRLGLRIWELSAHLSHSDNPAVLLLPQLEQLRDRLGETVSLYLLDGIERLRIQAVQSNQAIRRVAPVGVRLPLYVGASSKVLVAFADPGTQQAVLNSPDWPASVDKEDYIRQLEEIRSKGYATSYEEREPGAGAVSAPIFNHAGQAVAALSVSGPVSRLSPQTLVEFGPVLIEAAREMGMMMN
- the folE gene encoding GTP cyclohydrolase I FolE, which produces MAGVKDYLNTQVGKNREQVEHHVREILKLIGEDVEREGLLDTPARVTRMYEEIFGGYEVDPREVLGVTFEENHEELVIVKDIVYYSQCEHHMAPFFGKVHIGYIPSGRIAGLSKLARLVEAVTRRLQVQERITSQIADIMDEVLSPQGVMVVVEGEHLCMCARGVKKPGSKTVTSAVRGTFRSEAASRAEFLSLIKS
- a CDS encoding Fe-Mn family superoxide dismutase encodes the protein MLYVYGPYLPVRILEEIRFWKEQEKEHTDVIKAIVPTLEQPYVKLLNDWSKVFEETEKAANDLLQHTIHVQQDQLHPELLKQIERLLDASFRQSREWVRQLYVLLDQSAAVKTIPLAKVVILHIIRESEYFLGVLETLNRPGVIEDAVHNPPALLDPYQQALDYARSEPGPEGTAAEVNPGEGTNAAGNIDKPGSGAAAAGHQPAVGQGTSGNHAAISSGAPANTAAGIPDQPVPIGGHKLPPLPYPYNALEPHIDEATMRIHHDKHHQSYVDNLNKAEKKLEEARRTGNFDLVKHWERELAFNGAGHYLHTIYWSTMNPKGGGRPEGALADQIRRDFGSYEAFQKQFTKAAEEVEGGGWTILVWSPRSHRLEILQAEKHQNLSQWDVVPLLPIDVWEHSYYLKHQNERKKYIADWWKVVYWPEAASRYNEARKLKWQPF
- a CDS encoding alpha/beta fold hydrolase is translated as MSKGTRRTLLHTAAAAALAVSLSLPGAASAAAKSSASVIPVRDTAVKIGAKVTWNQKTQTVTLTKKSTTLVMTAGKKTAKLNGKPVTLSDTLRVVRNQALISPDAVIKWFKESPVAPAPPAESGLPGDSFIQSLQSGDSAKAQKLMSPAFQLSLTAPQLKGLWKGYAQIYGTPGAQLSRTVTPNGVHTNITYSFQTASTPLNYTLRLNKEGLVDDLFIGPASTAAYTHPSYVNPSAYTEEEVTIGEGIFAVPGVLTKPAAGGPAPVVVLVHGSGPQDRDSSIGGSKPFRDLANGLASQGIAVLRYDKITYEHTFKFAANPRATIKQETVDDAISAVRYLSTRQDIDRSHIFVAGHSQGGFALPLILNADKDERNIRGSIMLAGPSSSFVDVVLEQQKELILRVKSLGGDPAPYEKNAEIWMAAAKMLNDPQYSQDNLPSSFPLGSSSAYWWYTLKDYQPAAVAKNQKGPLLILAGENDWQVPMSQFSAWKSELKNRTDVEFKSYPKVNHLLSEYDALSTGAEYAQAAHVAEPMVNDIAAWVKNNSKN
- a CDS encoding alpha/beta hydrolase gives rise to the protein MNPTTTTTTTRSDASLSSGPAGDPQTSPLLPTRFIKFKHVLVALVLSIIFFLVFCFVALHGYIAWVLSNPTVAPLYSNPLMAKGMKYEEVSFPAIDGSRSMQGWYIPAADSKKTIIFSHGYGANREESWVPMYDLAHFAHRLNFNVIMFDYGFAAQNSKEVATGGKKETQQLLGAIQLAKHRGAKEIVVWGFSMGAGTALQAGLVSKDVDAMILDSTFLLEPDTLYHNIRQKMSLPQHPSIEILELLLPIQNGTSLRQIPYQEVKKKAYPFPILFIHGTEDEKAPYPIAEKLASNQTNPVSGVWIVDKAHHELIFREHPREYLRRVSTFLGKTQAYLREKQE
- a CDS encoding YneF family protein, with the protein product MVYVVGIIALIVGLVGGFFIGVVYLRKQLTKMQSDPQMLQKMAKQMGYNLNGKQMQRAQQMMKNQGGMPPMNRKKK